In a single window of the Nitrospira sp. MA-1 genome:
- the hisC gene encoding histidinol-phosphate transaminase, whose product MPLHVHPTIASLTPYSPGKPLDELERELGITQAIKLASNENPWGPSPNALQVLAEAAASLHRYPDGGAHYLRQALGERLKFPEDQVLVGNGSDEIISLLVRAFLSPGDEAVMADLTFVMYKLSVLGGHGVPVEVPLKNWAHDVAAMVDAVTDRTRLFFLCNPNNPTGTMLTAREIDGFLSRLPDHVVVVFDEAYYEYVRHPDFPDSLQYVREGRPVVVLRTFSKIYGLAGLRVGYGLTTKEIAGYVNRVRPPFNVNSLAQEAARAALSDDDHVAKSRAMNEAEMTFLEEGLTTMGLEPVPSQANFLYFNAGIDGKLAYEALLREGVIVRHIRGPMLRVTIGQPSENRRFLDSLTRVLSTVL is encoded by the coding sequence ATGCCATTGCATGTCCATCCCACAATTGCCTCGTTAACACCGTATTCTCCAGGGAAACCCTTGGATGAATTGGAGCGGGAACTGGGAATTACCCAGGCAATTAAACTGGCATCTAATGAAAATCCTTGGGGTCCTTCCCCGAACGCGCTGCAGGTCCTGGCGGAGGCAGCAGCCTCGCTTCACCGGTATCCGGATGGCGGGGCTCACTACCTTCGGCAGGCATTGGGCGAGCGGTTGAAATTTCCCGAGGATCAGGTTCTGGTGGGCAATGGGTCAGATGAAATCATCAGTCTTTTAGTCCGCGCATTTCTCTCACCGGGTGATGAAGCGGTAATGGCCGATCTGACCTTTGTGATGTACAAGCTTTCTGTGTTGGGAGGGCATGGTGTGCCGGTAGAGGTGCCTTTGAAAAATTGGGCCCACGATGTGGCGGCCATGGTTGACGCGGTTACTGATCGCACACGGCTCTTTTTTCTCTGCAATCCGAACAACCCAACGGGTACCATGCTGACGGCAAGGGAAATTGACGGATTTCTCTCCAGGCTTCCTGATCATGTGGTCGTCGTATTTGATGAGGCGTACTATGAGTACGTACGACATCCCGATTTTCCGGACAGCTTGCAGTATGTTCGTGAAGGGCGGCCGGTTGTGGTACTACGGACGTTTTCGAAAATTTATGGATTGGCAGGATTGCGCGTGGGATATGGGTTGACGACCAAAGAAATTGCAGGATATGTGAATCGGGTTCGCCCCCCGTTCAACGTGAATAGCTTGGCTCAAGAAGCCGCACGAGCAGCTCTTTCGGATGACGACCATGTGGCGAAAAGCCGGGCCATGAATGAAGCCGAAATGACGTTTCTGGAAGAAGGACTAACCACCATGGGCTTAGAGCCCGTTCCCAGTCAAGCCAACTTTTTGTATTTCAATGCAGGGATTGACGGAAAACTTGCGTATGAGGCGTTGCTTCGAGAGGGCGTGATCGTTCGGCATATTCGTGGGCCAATGCTCCGGGTGACCATTGGCCAACCGTCCGAAAACCGTCGTTTCCTTGACTCTCTGACTCGAGTCCTCTCCACAGTGTTGTAG
- the aroF gene encoding 3-deoxy-7-phosphoheptulonate synthase gives MVIVLKPEATDQDIDHLIDRLRSLGMTTQITKGKERTIVAVLGDDRVLQGQPLSVFSGVESVTPILAPWKLVSREFQKQDSVIDVAGVKVGGSQIVVMAGPCAVEKLEITVGIAQEVAKAGARILRGGAYKPRTSPYSFQGLGQEGLDFLAAARQQTGLPVVSEILDARDLGHFLEKADVIQIGARNMQNFELLKEVGAYDKPVLLKRGLSATIKELLLSAEYIMSRGNRNVMLCERGIRTFETQYRNTLDLSAIPTLKEMTHLPVIVDPSHATGNWKLVAPMAKAAIAAGADGLLIEVHSNPECALCDGEESLKPSRFTELMNDLQKVAQAVGREL, from the coding sequence ATGGTTATTGTCTTAAAACCTGAAGCCACTGATCAGGATATTGATCACTTGATCGATCGTCTTCGTTCGTTGGGGATGACCACTCAAATCACGAAGGGGAAAGAACGGACCATAGTGGCAGTGCTCGGCGATGACCGGGTGTTACAAGGACAACCATTGAGCGTGTTTTCCGGTGTGGAAAGCGTGACTCCCATTCTGGCTCCTTGGAAGTTAGTGAGCCGTGAATTTCAAAAACAGGATTCTGTCATTGACGTGGCCGGCGTGAAAGTTGGGGGAAGCCAGATCGTGGTTATGGCTGGTCCCTGTGCGGTGGAGAAATTAGAAATTACGGTTGGTATCGCTCAAGAAGTCGCGAAGGCAGGCGCCCGCATTTTACGGGGCGGAGCGTATAAGCCTCGCACGTCGCCTTATTCCTTTCAGGGTTTGGGACAGGAAGGATTGGATTTTTTGGCTGCAGCTAGGCAACAAACGGGTCTTCCTGTTGTGAGTGAAATATTGGATGCACGTGACCTCGGACATTTTTTAGAAAAAGCGGATGTGATCCAAATTGGCGCCCGGAATATGCAGAATTTTGAACTCTTAAAAGAGGTTGGCGCCTATGACAAACCCGTCTTATTGAAGCGTGGGCTGTCGGCCACGATTAAAGAGTTACTCTTATCCGCGGAGTATATTATGTCCCGTGGCAATCGGAATGTCATGCTGTGTGAAAGAGGGATTCGCACCTTTGAGACTCAGTATCGCAATACGCTTGATCTGAGTGCGATACCCACTTTAAAGGAAATGACTCACCTGCCGGTCATTGTGGATCCGAGTCACGCAACGGGCAATTGGAAACTTGTGGCTCCTATGGCTAAAGCGGCGATTGCGGCTGGTGCTGACGGCTTGTTGATTGAAGTGCATTCCAATCCGGAATGTGCCTTGTGCGACGGAGAGGAATCGCTGAAGCCCAGCCGGTTTACCGAACTCATGAATGATTTACAAAAGGTGGCGCAGGCTGTCGGTCGTGAACTTTGA
- a CDS encoding prephenate dehydrogenase/arogenate dehydrogenase family protein: MNFDSPLVNPTLLPSIMSTVHSEPLFQHVTIIGIGLLGGSLGLALKKQGLAKTVVGIGRRQENLDLAVQMGAIDQFFLEPHDAVSHSDLIVLATPVETYLPQIDLWGKDLAPSAIVSDVGSVKGQLVSKVEARLLPSTFFVGAHPIAGKEKSGVAHADSHLFQDARCILTPTSHTNAHALERVRHLWETVGSVVSSMDPMDHDWVFGAVSHLPHIAAFSLMHTLEALQGRTSQAGDLLNFSGGGLRDTTRIAASSPEMWRDICVANHENLVEMVDQYIQQLQGFREKLSKRDADGLYDAIARAKASRERLI, translated from the coding sequence GTGAACTTTGATTCTCCTCTTGTGAATCCGACACTTTTGCCTTCCATCATGTCGACTGTCCATTCAGAACCCCTCTTTCAACACGTGACCATTATCGGGATAGGCCTGCTCGGCGGCTCTCTCGGCCTTGCGCTGAAGAAACAGGGCTTAGCCAAGACGGTCGTGGGGATCGGTCGTCGACAAGAAAATCTTGATTTAGCCGTTCAAATGGGTGCCATTGACCAATTTTTTCTGGAGCCTCATGATGCAGTGAGCCACTCGGATTTAATTGTCCTGGCCACTCCTGTCGAGACCTATCTCCCACAAATTGACCTGTGGGGAAAAGATCTAGCTCCGTCCGCAATCGTGAGTGATGTGGGGAGCGTGAAGGGTCAACTGGTCTCAAAAGTTGAAGCCCGGTTGCTTCCTTCGACGTTTTTTGTCGGCGCTCATCCGATTGCCGGAAAGGAAAAATCTGGAGTGGCTCACGCCGACTCGCATTTATTTCAAGACGCTCGATGTATTCTGACTCCGACTTCCCATACGAATGCCCATGCTCTGGAAAGAGTTCGGCATCTTTGGGAGACTGTTGGATCCGTGGTGTCGTCTATGGATCCCATGGACCATGATTGGGTTTTCGGTGCGGTGAGTCATTTGCCTCATATCGCAGCCTTTTCTCTTATGCACACCTTGGAAGCGTTGCAGGGACGAACGTCACAGGCTGGGGACTTGCTGAATTTTTCCGGCGGAGGGTTGCGCGATACCACCAGGATTGCCGCCAGTTCGCCTGAAATGTGGCGGGATATTTGTGTCGCCAATCATGAGAATTTGGTGGAGATGGTGGATCAGTATATTCAACAGTTACAAGGTTTTCGTGAAAAGTTGAGTAAACGGGATGCAGATGGATTGTACGATGCGATTGCCAGGGCAAAAGCCTCGCGAGAGCGGTTGATATGA
- the aroA gene encoding 3-phosphoshikimate 1-carboxyvinyltransferase, which produces MNQFTILPTTKPLRGRVSVPGDKSITHRALIFGALAQGQTRITGYSKGEDCLNTLSAIRALGADVQETPEAVEVTGKGLWGLQEPSNVLDCGNSGTGLRLLAGVLAGQNFFSVLTGDASLRSRPMGRVVTPLRQMGAVISGRHGGELAPLAIQGNGLKAILYESPVASAQIKSCVLLAGLFAEGTTIVKEPRRSRDHTERLLDYLGVSLQVDGCTVQLQGRPSFDGKPIAVPGDISAAAFFMVAASIVPDSDILLTDIGLNPERTGILDILLEMGADITIVNQREISGEPVGDIRVRSAPLRGMIVGPELIPKTIDELPILCVAAALAHGQTRITGAQELRVKETDRIRAMATELSRLHVEVEEQPDGLIINGGSPLKGAICQSYGDHRVVMSLAICGLVAESPVTIEDVACVETSFPGFKDKLLDLLTNS; this is translated from the coding sequence ATGAATCAGTTCACAATTCTTCCAACTACAAAACCTCTTCGTGGCAGAGTGTCGGTGCCAGGGGACAAATCCATCACGCATCGTGCCCTCATTTTTGGAGCTTTGGCGCAGGGCCAGACACGTATTACAGGCTACTCTAAAGGAGAGGATTGCCTGAATACCCTTAGTGCGATACGTGCTTTAGGCGCTGATGTGCAGGAAACCCCCGAGGCAGTTGAGGTGACCGGCAAAGGGCTCTGGGGGCTGCAGGAACCGTCGAATGTGTTGGATTGTGGAAATTCCGGGACGGGTTTGCGCTTACTAGCTGGCGTCTTAGCCGGGCAAAATTTCTTTTCCGTTCTCACGGGTGATGCCTCTTTGAGAAGTCGTCCGATGGGCCGGGTGGTCACACCTCTTCGTCAAATGGGGGCTGTTATCTCGGGAAGACATGGTGGTGAGTTGGCTCCTTTGGCTATTCAAGGGAACGGACTCAAGGCGATTCTCTACGAATCTCCTGTCGCCAGTGCGCAAATAAAATCGTGCGTCCTGTTGGCCGGGCTCTTTGCCGAAGGGACGACCATTGTGAAGGAGCCTAGACGATCCCGAGATCACACGGAGCGTCTTCTGGACTATTTGGGAGTCTCCCTCCAGGTTGATGGGTGCACCGTGCAGCTTCAAGGTCGACCCTCTTTTGATGGAAAACCGATTGCGGTTCCCGGAGATATCTCGGCTGCGGCCTTTTTCATGGTTGCCGCATCGATCGTTCCCGATTCGGATATCTTACTCACTGATATAGGGTTGAATCCCGAACGAACTGGTATTCTGGATATTCTCCTCGAGATGGGGGCTGATATCACTATTGTCAATCAACGTGAAATATCGGGGGAACCGGTAGGTGATATCCGTGTGAGGTCTGCTCCGCTGAGGGGAATGATCGTTGGGCCTGAACTCATTCCCAAAACGATTGATGAATTGCCTATATTGTGCGTGGCTGCCGCTTTGGCCCATGGCCAGACACGCATTACCGGAGCACAAGAACTTCGGGTGAAGGAGACCGATCGTATTCGAGCTATGGCGACCGAATTATCGCGTCTCCACGTTGAGGTGGAGGAACAGCCGGATGGTTTAATCATCAATGGAGGTTCCCCTCTCAAGGGTGCGATTTGTCAGAGCTATGGCGATCATCGGGTGGTGATGTCATTGGCCATTTGCGGATTAGTGGCAGAGTCTCCGGTTACCATTGAGGATGTGGCTTGCGTTGAAACCTCCTTCCCGGGCTTTAAAGATAAGCTGTTGGATTTATTGACAAATTCTTAG
- the cmk gene encoding (d)CMP kinase, which translates to MITIDGPAGVGKSTVAKCLATRLGYVYLDTGALYRAIAWKVQEDQIDPNNTAHIQGLLARTDLRLMLSGDGLSVWVDGQAINQEAIRTPAISQLASCVAAIRSVRDWLLPIQRKIGGEVGVIAEGRDMGTRVFPSADVKFFLDAELEVRANRRQQELCQKGKAVDLETVRDAMAVRDDRDRTRTVDPLRPAPEAIMIDTSRQSVEEVVGRMMQIIVDRL; encoded by the coding sequence ATGATCACTATTGACGGTCCAGCGGGAGTCGGGAAAAGCACTGTGGCCAAGTGTTTGGCTACACGTCTCGGATATGTTTACCTGGATACGGGTGCTTTATATCGGGCCATTGCCTGGAAAGTTCAGGAAGACCAAATAGACCCGAACAATACTGCTCACATCCAAGGACTTCTTGCACGGACAGATCTGCGACTGATGCTGAGTGGGGATGGCCTTTCCGTTTGGGTTGATGGGCAGGCCATTAATCAGGAGGCCATCAGAACTCCAGCCATTAGCCAATTGGCTTCCTGCGTTGCGGCAATTCGATCAGTCAGGGACTGGTTACTCCCGATTCAGCGAAAAATTGGTGGTGAAGTTGGCGTTATCGCTGAAGGAAGGGATATGGGGACACGGGTGTTCCCAAGTGCTGATGTGAAGTTTTTTCTTGATGCGGAATTGGAGGTTCGAGCAAACCGGCGCCAACAAGAATTGTGTCAAAAAGGGAAAGCCGTTGATCTGGAGACGGTGCGAGACGCCATGGCCGTCCGAGATGATCGTGACCGGACCAGAACGGTTGATCCGTTACGGCCGGCGCCTGAGGCGATCATGATCGACACCTCTCGACAATCTGTTGAAGAAGTTGTTGGACGTATGATGCAAATCATTGTGGATCGTTTGTGA
- a CDS encoding lysophospholipid acyltransferase family protein: protein MSGAAYGLLWILFNGLARLLFRFRTEGFQHFPRTGGIIVAANHASYLDIPLLGCAIPRRVFFLGRASLFPNRYMNWALQKLGWIPLKTHKLDRKAFGQALSHLQAGEPVVIFPEGTRTEDGALQIGKPGLGYLVAESNCQVIPVYISGTFTVLPIRARWPRLFPLRVSFGKPLKFCKKDDGESAKSFYEDVSVTVMDHIAQLGGVPSPTRQAYETDLRSKL, encoded by the coding sequence GTGAGTGGAGCGGCTTACGGGCTGTTATGGATCCTGTTTAATGGGTTGGCTCGACTCCTGTTTCGATTTAGGACAGAGGGTTTCCAACACTTTCCCAGGACAGGCGGAATCATCGTTGCGGCTAACCATGCCAGCTACCTTGATATTCCCCTGTTAGGGTGCGCGATTCCGCGGCGCGTTTTTTTTTTAGGGAGAGCGAGTTTATTCCCCAATCGCTACATGAATTGGGCCTTGCAAAAGCTTGGCTGGATCCCACTGAAAACCCACAAACTGGACAGGAAGGCCTTTGGACAGGCACTCTCTCACTTGCAAGCAGGTGAACCCGTAGTTATTTTCCCTGAGGGAACAAGGACGGAGGACGGGGCCTTGCAAATCGGGAAGCCTGGACTAGGCTATTTGGTGGCTGAATCAAATTGCCAGGTGATTCCTGTTTATATTTCTGGTACCTTTACAGTTCTTCCCATCCGGGCAAGATGGCCACGGTTGTTTCCGTTAAGGGTCAGCTTTGGGAAACCATTGAAATTTTGTAAAAAAGATGATGGGGAGAGTGCCAAATCATTTTATGAAGACGTATCGGTAACTGTGATGGATCATATTGCTCAATTGGGTGGCGTTCCCTCTCCGACCCGGCAGGCGTATGAGACAGATTTAAGAAGTAAATTGTGA
- a CDS encoding 30S ribosomal protein S1, giving the protein MNTLTQQPEKMDRETLAALYDETFKNIEEGTITEGRVIDIQRDRVVVDIGYKSEGMIPADQFSPEELEQLAVNDPVQVYIEQCEDADGNLLLSKEKADKMKVWEDLEVAHKDEKQVQGKVISRIKGGMIVDIGVKAFLPGSQIDLTPVRDLDGLVGKTYNFKIIKINHRRGNVVVSRRALLEETRDKRRQSTLSTLSEGQLIEGTVKNITDYGAFLDLGGIDGLLHITDISWGRVGHPSDMFSIGDRVEVLVLKYDRETGRISLGVKQKSPDPWTKVEEKYPSRSRVNGRVVSLTDYGAFVELEPGVEGLVHVSEMSWTHEVRHPSKVVSVGDTIEAQVLHVDQHSRKISLGMKQTAPNPWDIIEDKYPEGTEIEGKVKSVTDFGAFVGLDEGVDGLIHISDMSWTKHIKHPSELFKKGQSVKAIILKIDKEKERLSLGYKQLISDPWVSDIPQQYHVGEVTSGKVSKIADFGVFVELDGGVEGLIHISEIGPDVQERLEEKFAVGQDVSAKIVKVDCDDRKIALSLWEHLKDLEQSEVEEFNSSQGSVDQSFGRVVQKKDQGDEGE; this is encoded by the coding sequence ATGAATACTCTTACTCAACAACCTGAAAAAATGGATCGCGAAACCCTTGCCGCATTATACGATGAAACGTTTAAAAATATTGAAGAAGGAACGATAACCGAAGGCAGGGTCATTGATATCCAGCGAGATCGAGTGGTGGTGGATATTGGCTATAAGTCTGAAGGTATGATTCCTGCCGACCAATTCTCTCCGGAAGAGTTGGAACAGTTGGCGGTCAATGATCCGGTTCAAGTGTATATCGAGCAATGCGAAGATGCGGATGGTAATTTGCTCCTCTCCAAAGAAAAAGCTGACAAAATGAAGGTTTGGGAGGATTTGGAAGTTGCCCACAAAGATGAAAAGCAAGTGCAGGGGAAAGTCATTTCGCGTATTAAGGGCGGCATGATCGTTGATATTGGGGTGAAGGCCTTTTTGCCAGGATCGCAAATTGACTTGACACCAGTCAGAGACCTGGATGGTCTGGTCGGGAAAACGTATAACTTTAAAATTATTAAGATTAATCATCGTCGGGGAAATGTGGTGGTCTCCCGACGGGCTCTTCTAGAAGAAACCCGTGACAAACGAAGACAATCGACTTTGTCTACGTTGTCTGAAGGGCAGTTGATTGAAGGGACCGTGAAGAACATAACGGATTATGGAGCTTTCTTGGATTTGGGTGGCATCGATGGTCTGCTGCATATCACCGATATTTCCTGGGGCCGTGTGGGGCATCCCTCAGACATGTTCTCCATTGGAGATCGTGTTGAAGTCTTAGTATTGAAATACGACCGGGAAACGGGTCGTATCTCCCTGGGTGTTAAGCAGAAATCTCCAGACCCCTGGACTAAAGTTGAAGAAAAGTATCCGTCAAGAAGTCGCGTGAATGGTAGGGTTGTGAGCCTGACCGATTATGGGGCATTCGTCGAGTTGGAGCCAGGGGTTGAAGGTTTGGTCCATGTGTCGGAAATGTCTTGGACTCATGAAGTTCGCCATCCCTCAAAGGTGGTCTCCGTGGGCGATACAATTGAGGCTCAAGTGCTTCATGTTGACCAACATAGCCGGAAAATTTCTCTTGGAATGAAGCAAACGGCTCCTAACCCTTGGGATATCATTGAGGACAAGTACCCGGAAGGTACAGAGATTGAGGGTAAAGTAAAAAGCGTGACCGACTTTGGTGCCTTTGTAGGTTTGGACGAAGGTGTCGATGGCCTGATCCATATTTCTGATATGTCGTGGACGAAGCATATCAAACATCCTTCGGAACTGTTCAAGAAGGGACAATCGGTTAAAGCCATTATTTTGAAAATTGATAAAGAAAAAGAGCGGTTATCCTTGGGGTATAAGCAGCTGATCTCGGACCCATGGGTCTCTGATATTCCTCAGCAATATCATGTTGGGGAGGTCACTTCCGGCAAAGTTTCAAAAATCGCTGACTTTGGTGTATTCGTGGAATTAGATGGCGGGGTAGAAGGGTTAATTCATATCAGTGAGATCGGGCCGGATGTGCAGGAGCGACTCGAGGAAAAGTTTGCTGTTGGTCAGGATGTCTCCGCAAAAATCGTCAAGGTTGACTGTGATGATCGGAAAATTGCGTTAAGTCTTTGGGAGCATTTGAAGGATCTGGAGCAAAGTGAGGTTGAAGAGTTTAATAGCTCTCAAGGTAGTGTGGACCAGAGCTTTGGGCGCGTTGTCCAAAAGAAAGATCAAGGGGATGAGGGCGAATAG
- the sppA gene encoding signal peptide peptidase SppA, which translates to MILGGLVLFSIGKSLIPELLLAGKDGVAIVRVEGPILDSFQTVEELKKFADDPLVKAIVVRIDSPGGGVAPSQEIYNAVKRVRKEKNKTVIASMGTVAASGGYYIAVATDRILANPGTLTGSIGVIMQLANFHELLEKIGVKNFVVKSGKYKDIGSPFRPMNDEDRKVLELVMNDVHRQFIDAVAEGRSLDVAEVEQLADGRVFTGQQAKSILLVDDIGDLHDAIKLAGELGGIEGEPRVVEVSKPFSFRDLLENTFLGSVRTFATTHFSTPLMYLWVS; encoded by the coding sequence ATGATTCTCGGAGGCCTTGTCCTGTTTAGTATTGGGAAAAGCCTAATTCCTGAGTTATTGTTAGCAGGTAAGGACGGTGTGGCCATTGTTCGGGTTGAGGGTCCCATTCTTGATTCGTTTCAGACTGTCGAGGAATTGAAGAAATTTGCTGACGATCCTTTGGTCAAAGCGATCGTGGTGAGAATTGATAGTCCTGGTGGGGGCGTGGCGCCTTCCCAAGAAATTTACAATGCCGTCAAGAGAGTAAGAAAAGAAAAGAATAAAACGGTGATCGCCTCCATGGGCACGGTGGCGGCTTCCGGAGGCTATTACATTGCGGTGGCCACCGATCGCATTCTGGCTAACCCTGGGACTTTAACGGGAAGCATTGGCGTCATTATGCAATTGGCGAATTTCCACGAGTTGCTGGAAAAAATCGGCGTCAAAAATTTTGTAGTCAAAAGTGGAAAATATAAAGATATTGGCTCTCCTTTTCGGCCCATGAATGATGAAGATCGCAAGGTATTGGAGTTGGTGATGAATGATGTCCATCGTCAATTTATTGATGCTGTGGCCGAGGGGCGGTCTCTGGATGTGGCGGAAGTTGAGCAGTTAGCCGATGGGCGAGTCTTTACGGGGCAACAGGCTAAGTCCATCTTATTAGTTGATGATATTGGCGATCTGCACGATGCCATTAAGTTAGCTGGCGAATTAGGCGGGATTGAGGGGGAGCCACGGGTTGTGGAGGTGAGCAAGCCGTTTTCATTCAGGGATTTACTTGAAAACACATTCCTTGGAAGCGTTCGCACCTTTGCCACGACTCATTTTTCCACCCCTTTGATGTACCTTTGGGTTTCCTGA
- a CDS encoding integration host factor subunit beta → MTKADLIEKLAEKAPQLSRRQAELVVNTIFDSIRDSLKRGEKTEIRGFGSFRLRHRQTKEGRNPKTGESVSVPEKRMPFFKAGKEIKELLNPELPSV, encoded by the coding sequence ATGACAAAAGCGGATCTCATCGAAAAGTTGGCGGAAAAGGCTCCCCAATTGAGTCGAAGACAAGCCGAGTTAGTGGTCAATACCATTTTTGATTCTATCCGTGATTCCTTAAAGCGTGGAGAAAAAACAGAAATTCGCGGGTTTGGAAGTTTTCGTCTCAGGCACCGCCAGACCAAAGAAGGGCGTAACCCCAAAACCGGGGAATCGGTGTCTGTCCCAGAAAAGCGCATGCCATTTTTTAAAGCCGGCAAAGAGATCAAAGAATTATTAAACCCTGAATTACCCTCTGTTTAA
- a CDS encoding PCP reductase family protein codes for MSTAEPSETEQEIPWTEEASSRLERAPLFLRGMVRRLAEKKAKELGYVEITAEILDQFKQQMMGSMGGAAGMTQAVEDMAQGKLPWTAEARKRLEAVPEFMRSMIGRIAEDVAKERGHMEVNVELFEKVEALGDFPLEKSVPMEWTDEALALLNKRIEDSPPIAMEFVTDMLKRDAEDLAREQGIVKIDTETLIRLWEAPPTQVAWTDEAWKRLHTSPDFVRSGIRKAAERRARKLGLNTIDSEHLTTFRNEAMMKAVKRIRSFGYQELTFDAFGDAMQKVKRLKGNEQAEHRLDEIRDYMKKKPDVGLLGDELMTRFRKFLKGEGKL; via the coding sequence ATGTCTACTGCCGAGCCATCTGAAACTGAGCAAGAAATTCCCTGGACTGAAGAGGCTTCCTCTAGACTGGAACGCGCGCCTTTGTTCCTGAGAGGCATGGTGCGCCGTCTGGCAGAAAAAAAGGCCAAAGAATTAGGGTATGTAGAAATTACGGCGGAAATTCTAGACCAATTTAAGCAGCAAATGATGGGTTCGATGGGGGGCGCGGCAGGCATGACTCAGGCTGTCGAAGATATGGCTCAAGGCAAACTCCCCTGGACCGCAGAGGCGCGGAAGCGACTTGAGGCGGTACCAGAGTTCATGCGAAGCATGATTGGCAGGATTGCTGAAGATGTGGCCAAAGAACGTGGCCATATGGAAGTGAATGTGGAATTATTTGAAAAGGTTGAGGCCTTAGGTGATTTTCCGCTCGAGAAGAGCGTGCCTATGGAATGGACCGATGAAGCTTTGGCTTTGTTGAATAAACGCATTGAGGATTCACCTCCGATTGCCATGGAATTTGTGACGGATATGTTAAAGCGGGACGCTGAGGATTTAGCCCGTGAGCAAGGGATCGTGAAGATTGATACCGAGACTTTGATTCGTCTTTGGGAGGCTCCGCCCACTCAGGTGGCATGGACGGATGAGGCCTGGAAGCGTCTTCATACCTCACCTGATTTTGTCCGGAGCGGTATTCGAAAAGCTGCGGAACGCCGTGCGAGAAAACTCGGGTTAAATACTATCGATTCTGAACACCTCACCACCTTTAGAAATGAAGCGATGATGAAAGCCGTCAAGCGGATTCGAAGTTTTGGCTATCAGGAACTGACCTTTGATGCGTTTGGTGATGCCATGCAAAAAGTTAAACGACTAAAGGGGAATGAGCAGGCGGAACATCGTTTGGATGAGATCAGGGATTATATGAAGAAAAAGCCCGATGTAGGTTTATTGGGTGATGAACTGATGACCCGCTTCCGGAAATTTTTAAAAGGAGAAGGGAAGCTGTAA
- a CDS encoding ribonuclease H family protein — MKFYAVRRGRTKGIFESWDACRAQVHHFPGAEYKAFPTRAEAEAFLSFRLSSEPIKNKPVAAETTSPSTIEVWVDGSCFTQKDGSLRLGWGLLAKKNGVEIYRDKGNDIPRSAMNHRNVAGEILAILKAVKWCQSQGITEMTIYFDYQGLESWVTGAWRTKLPFTEAYARTVIESGISIHWVKVKAHSGNPENDLVDQLAKEGAQGK, encoded by the coding sequence ATGAAATTCTATGCCGTTCGCCGCGGACGCACAAAAGGAATTTTTGAGAGTTGGGATGCCTGCCGTGCCCAAGTACATCATTTTCCAGGAGCCGAATATAAAGCTTTCCCCACCCGAGCAGAAGCTGAAGCATTTCTTTCTTTTCGTTTAAGCAGTGAACCAATCAAGAACAAGCCAGTTGCAGCAGAAACAACATCGCCTTCGACGATAGAAGTTTGGGTAGATGGATCCTGCTTCACACAAAAAGATGGCTCTCTTCGACTGGGATGGGGGTTACTGGCCAAAAAAAATGGTGTAGAAATTTATCGGGACAAGGGGAACGACATTCCGCGATCTGCCATGAACCACCGAAATGTCGCTGGTGAAATTCTTGCCATCCTCAAAGCTGTCAAATGGTGTCAATCCCAAGGGATTACAGAAATGACGATCTACTTTGATTACCAAGGATTGGAAAGTTGGGTAACCGGAGCCTGGCGCACCAAACTGCCGTTTACCGAAGCCTACGCTCGGACGGTCATCGAATCAGGCATCTCTATTCATTGGGTCAAAGTGAAGGCTCACTCCGGGAATCCAGAAAATGATCTTGTCGATCAACTTGCGAAAGAAGGGGCTCAGGGGAAGTAA